A window of Sinimarinibacterium sp. NLF-5-8 genomic DNA:
TGCGGACAAACTCGATCGGGTCGATCTTGTCCGCGCCTTTAAGTGGCGTACCCTGCACTTGCACCAGGTTGTTGATCGGCACCGATTCGGGATGCGGATTCATGATCGCCAACTGCCGCAGCAGCTCGGCGCGATCTTCTGGTTCCTCGCCCATGCCGACGATGCCGCCGCAGCAGACCTTGATCCCGGCATCGCGCACACTCGACAGCGTGTTGAGCCGATCTTCAAACGTGCGCGTGCTGATGATTTTTCCGTAGTACTCCGGCGAGGTGTCGATGTTGTGGTTGTAGTAATCCAGCCCCGCTTCGGCCAGTTGTGACGCCTGCTCCGGCTTGAGCATCCCCAGCGTCACGCAGGTTTCCATGCCCAGCGCCTTGACCTCGCGCACCATCACTTCAACCTTGGCCAGATCGCGATCCTTGGGCGAACGCCACGCCGCGCCCATGCAAAAACGCGACGCACCATTGGCCTTGGCCGCGCGCGCGGCTTCAACTACCGCGTCGATTTCCATCAGCGCCTCGCGCGGCAGATCGGTGTTGTAACGCACCGACTGCGGGCAATAGGCGCAATCCTCCGGACACGCGCCGGTTTTGATGGAGAGCAGCGTAGACAGTTGCATCTGATTCGGGTCAAAGTGCTGCCGGTGCGCACTGTGCGCGCGAAACAGCAAATCATTGAACGGCAACGCAAACAACGCCTGCACCTGCTGCCGAGTCCAGTCATGGCGCACTTCAGTCTGAGACATCCTCCACTCCCCGCTGTGTTCGTAAAGCTGCGCAGTTTCGGGATCAATCCTCAAAGTTGTCAACCCGGATGGCATCAATATGGTTGACAGCGTGATCTGGCTGCCCCGCTGCTGCCGCGTTTGCCGACAGCCGATCACGCGTGGGCAACTCTGCACGGCGTGTCATGCCGAGTTGCCGTGGAACCTGCAAAGCTGCCCGCACTGCGCCCTGCCGGTGTCGCACCCCGGCGCTTGCGCGCGCTGCCAACGTCGCCGCCTGCCGTTTGATGCGGCATTTTGCCCATTGACCCTGCAGACACCGATTCAGCCGTGGATTCACGCGCTCAAATATCACGCCGACTTTGCCGCCGCGCAGACCCTGGGCGAACTGATGAGCCGCGCACTGACACAGCGGCGCGCGCGCCTGCCCGATCGCCTCATCCCCGTACCGCTGCACCCGACGCGCCTGCGCTGGCGCGGCTACAACCAGGCCGTTGAACTGGCGCGCGTCATCAGTCAGCAACACGGCCTGCGCATGGATCTGCACAGCGCCCAGCGCCGCCGCAAAACCGACGATCAGATCGGCCAGAAAGCCAGCGCGCGCCGCCGCAATCTGCGCGATGCCTTTACCGTCACCGCCGATCTGCACGGCCAGCACATCGCCCTGCTGGATGACGTGATGACCACCGGCGCCACCCTCGAAGCACTCGCGCGCGCCTGTCGTGCCGCAGGCGCCGCCCAGATCGAAGCCTGGGCCATCGCGCGCACGCCTTGAGCCGACGGATCAGCGCTGCGGCGGCGGCAGATCGGCCAGCGTTGCCACACTGGAAAAGGCCGGCATCGGCCGCTCTGGCAGGCGGCTGTCCGGCTTGCGGATGCCGATCACCTGGGCAATGCCAAACGCCTGTGCGGCCGAAAGCACCGGCATCGAGTCATCGGCAAACAAGGTTCTGCGCGGGTCAAAATCGTAAATCTCGCGCGCGCGCTGCCAAAATTGCTGTGCTTCCTTGGCAAAGCTCATGTCGTGTGAGCAGATCACATGCTCAAAGTAGCGCCCCAGGCCGGTGTAATCGAGCTTGAGCTGCCAGCTATCACGGTGCGCGTTGGTGGCCAGCCACAGCTTGCGTCCAGAATCGCGCACGGCATCCAAAAACGCCTCGATGCCGGGGATGATGCCAATGCGGTGGCGCTGCTCGTATTTCATCGCCGCCATGTCCAGTCCGGTCAGCTCACTCCAGTAATCGGTGCTGTACCACTGCAACGTGTGCTGTACGGCTTCAAACTGCGGTTGTAACACTTCATTGGCGCGCTTGACGGTCAGCCCGTTTTTTTCGGCATAGCGCAGCGGCACCAGCTCGCGCCAAAAATAGTTATCAAATGACAAATCCAGCAGCGTGCCGTCCATATCCAGCAGCACCCACTCGACCTGATTCCAGTTCACTAAGTTATTCATAGGCTGCGTATCATACGCAGTCTCAATTTTCTGCCGGTGCCGCTGTGACTGTTCAACCCGACGCAAAACTCCTGGATGCCATTGTCGATATTGCCCACACCGCTGGCCGTGAAATCTTGCAGATCTACCACTCCGACTTTGCCGTGGATCACAAAGCCGATGATTCACCGCTGACCCAGGCCGATCTGGCCGCGCACCGCTGCATCATCAAAGGTCTGGCGCAGCTCACGCCAGAGATTCCCACCTTGTCGGAAGAAGGCGCCAAACTGCCGTTTGCCCTGCGCAGCAGTTGGACGCGCTACTGGCTGATCGACCCACTCGACGGCACCAAAGAGTTTGTCAAGCGCAACGGTGAGTTCACCGTCAACATCGCACTGATCGACCACCACGAGCCGGTGCTTGGCGTGGTTTACGCGCCGGTGTTGACCACCACCTATGCCGCCGCGCGGGGTGTGGGCGCCTGGCAACAGCGCGGCAATCAGCGCAGCGAACTCAAAACGCGCGCGCTCACCGCCACGCCCGCCTTTGTTGTGAGCCGTTCACACCAAACCCCGGAACTGCAAACCCTGCTCGCGCGCCTGCCGCAGCACAGCGCGGTGAGTACCGGCAGCTCACTCAAGTTTTGCCTGGTCGCCGCCGGTGAAGCCGACCTGTACCCGCGCACCGGCCCGACGTCCGAATGGGACACCGCCGCCGGTCAATGCGTGGTGGAATGCGCCGGCGGTGAAGTGCGCACGCTGCCCGATTTGGAACCGCTGCGCTACAACCAGAAAGATTCGCTGCTCAACCCCGGCTTTGCCGTCATCGGCGACCGCAGCGCAGGATGGGCGGAAAAGCTGCGTGGATGATCACGCCTATGCCGGCGCTGACCAGTCAATCTGCACTTTGCGGCGCTGCGCCATGCAGTCCCGCAAGTACAGATTGATCAAGGACTGGTACGGCACCCCAGACTCTTGCGCCATTGCTTTGAAATACGCCACCACGTCTGCAGAAAGCCGCATCGTCACTGGCGTTTTGAGCTTGGCCGCATAAGGATTTTTGCGCGATTTCATTTGAGAAAGATCGTATTCGGCTTGCATAAAAATCACCTTGGATAATGTTGACTTTCGGTCTTTGTCGCTTTGCGCGCAGAGATTATGCGAATAACGTTCCCGTCATCACGTTCGCAGTGACACACCAAGAGCCGCTGCGCACGATCGATCATACCGAGCATCAAAAAGCGATCTTCTTCGGCAGAATGGTTTTCGTCATAAAACTGCACTGCCAGTTCGTCGTAAAAAAACCGTCTGTGCATCGTCAAACGAAACACCGTGCTTTTTTAGATTAAGCGCCGCTTTTACGGGATCCCATTCAAACGTAATCATACGTACATTGTATTGACAATTTTCTTAATGAAACAACTCAACACAATTTTGCATGAACTGGGCATTGACCCCAACCTGCCCGCCGCGCGCGGGTTGCCGCTGTGCGAGTCGGCGCAAACGCTGGTGTTTTGTGGTTTGGGCAGTGATGGCCGCGACAAGTTTTTAATCCCGGAGGCGGCGCGCGCGTGGCGGGCGATGTGCGCGGCGGCGGCAACCGAAGGCGTGGCGCTGCGGCTGATTTCGGCCTTTCGCAGCATCGAGTTTCAAGCGGCCTTGATTCGCGCGCGCGT
This region includes:
- the bioB gene encoding biotin synthase BioB codes for the protein MSQTEVRHDWTRQQVQALFALPFNDLLFRAHSAHRQHFDPNQMQLSTLLSIKTGACPEDCAYCPQSVRYNTDLPREALMEIDAVVEAARAAKANGASRFCMGAAWRSPKDRDLAKVEVMVREVKALGMETCVTLGMLKPEQASQLAEAGLDYYNHNIDTSPEYYGKIISTRTFEDRLNTLSSVRDAGIKVCCGGIVGMGEEPEDRAELLRQLAIMNPHPESVPINNLVQVQGTPLKGADKIDPIEFVRTIAIARILMPTSYVRLSAGRTAMSDEMQALCFFAGANSIFYGDKLLTTENPQNAHDRALLARLGMTAQGVEVAPEAENQARAEGLEGGCGSGNCGCGGGNKKSESLAYRAA
- a CDS encoding ComF family protein; this encodes MVDSVIWLPRCCRVCRQPITRGQLCTACHAELPWNLQSCPHCALPVSHPGACARCQRRRLPFDAAFCPLTLQTPIQPWIHALKYHADFAAAQTLGELMSRALTQRRARLPDRLIPVPLHPTRLRWRGYNQAVELARVISQQHGLRMDLHSAQRRRKTDDQIGQKASARRRNLRDAFTVTADLHGQHIALLDDVMTTGATLEALARACRAAGAAQIEAWAIARTP
- the yrfG gene encoding GMP/IMP nucleotidase, producing MNNLVNWNQVEWVLLDMDGTLLDLSFDNYFWRELVPLRYAEKNGLTVKRANEVLQPQFEAVQHTLQWYSTDYWSELTGLDMAAMKYEQRHRIGIIPGIEAFLDAVRDSGRKLWLATNAHRDSWQLKLDYTGLGRYFEHVICSHDMSFAKEAQQFWQRAREIYDFDPRRTLFADDSMPVLSAAQAFGIAQVIGIRKPDSRLPERPMPAFSSVATLADLPPPQR
- the cysQ gene encoding 3'(2'),5'-bisphosphate nucleotidase CysQ, which codes for MTVQPDAKLLDAIVDIAHTAGREILQIYHSDFAVDHKADDSPLTQADLAAHRCIIKGLAQLTPEIPTLSEEGAKLPFALRSSWTRYWLIDPLDGTKEFVKRNGEFTVNIALIDHHEPVLGVVYAPVLTTTYAAARGVGAWQQRGNQRSELKTRALTATPAFVVSRSHQTPELQTLLARLPQHSAVSTGSSLKFCLVAAGEADLYPRTGPTSEWDTAAGQCVVECAGGEVRTLPDLEPLRYNQKDSLLNPGFAVIGDRSAGWAEKLRG
- a CDS encoding BrnA antitoxin family protein → MQAEYDLSQMKSRKNPYAAKLKTPVTMRLSADVVAYFKAMAQESGVPYQSLINLYLRDCMAQRRKVQIDWSAPA
- a CDS encoding M15 family metallopeptidase, with amino-acid sequence MKQLNTILHELGIDPNLPAARGLPLCESAQTLVFCGLGSDGRDKFLIPEAARAWRAMCAAAATEGVALRLISAFRSIEFQAALIRARVNQGMSLIDALKINAPPGYSEHHTGRAVDIGTPGCAALDEAFEHTPAFAWLSARAAAFGFALSYPRNNPQGFLYEPWHWCFARASQ